A genomic window from Canis lupus familiaris isolate Mischka breed German Shepherd chromosome 32, alternate assembly UU_Cfam_GSD_1.0, whole genome shotgun sequence includes:
- the LOC102155691 gene encoding DCN1-like protein 5: protein MLVLAWKLEAESMGFFTKEEWLKGMTSLQCDCTEKLQNKFDFLHSQLNISSFKNIYRYAFDFARDEDQRSLDIDTATSMLALLLGRTWPLFSVFYQYLEQSKYRVMNKDQWYNVLEFSRTVHADLSNYDEDGAWPVLLDEFVEWQKNPSNIIARTKCEENANLFALTWIQAKETKKSKGCIFIHMKDFT from the coding sequence ATGTTAGTTTTAGCGTGGAAATTGGAGGCTGAAAGCATGGGATTTTTTACCAAGGAAGAATGGTTAAAGGGGATGACTTCATTACAGTGTGACTGCACAGAAAAGTTACAGAACAAATTTGACTTTTTGCACTCACAGTTAAATATTTCTTCGTTTAAGAATATCTACAGATATGCCTTTGATTTTGCAAGGGATGAAGATCAGAGAAGCCTTGATATTGATACTGCTACGTCTATGCTAGCTCTTCTGCTTGGAAGGACATGGCcattgttttcagtattttaccAGTACTTGGAGCAATCAAAGTATCGTGTTATGAACAAAGATCAGTGGTACAATGTATTAGAATTCAGCAGAACTGTCCATGCCGACCTTAGTAACTATGATGAAGATGGTGCTTGGCCTGTTCTTCTCGATGAATTTGTTGAGTGGCAAAAAAATCCGTCAAACATCATAGCAAGAactaaatgtgaagaaaatgcaAACCTTTTTGCACTCACGTGGATACAGGCTAAGGagacaaaaaaatccaaaggGTGCATTTTCATTCATATGAAAGACTTCacatag